The following proteins are encoded in a genomic region of Ptychodera flava strain L36383 chromosome 23 unlocalized genomic scaffold, AS_Pfla_20210202 Scaffold_24__1_contigs__length_23054250_pilon, whole genome shotgun sequence:
- the LOC139124908 gene encoding uncharacterized protein isoform X1, with protein MLFQEWVQEYILTSIFSVSSAQQMSIGMDATSSVMLSFHKNINFTFASDGGLSLPTETAGEPLASEFDGRWTMCYRECCYLWEEVRRKNQVNRLGDCFVKITMELFHRLRNDKLTNKEKVTILNFLCESGALQMDVTMCCGGENSTNKPDAETYSEPSTQTKRDDEDVEYTIHREAGSPSSEQTPDCDKRLTDDVPTGSMLSALLKKKPSRQAHTTKIECKEAVEQRDPESDIQPYICVIQDDENSMENSSTCVREYDTDPHHKNSGGTLPERKIIDKSFQSRKRRNVGDSVVRDERLVVRSDSEFGDVELRSTPSCSGQSTHGDLTPDDGLNSIHETIVPKIHSFWSVKDALIMETTSFKDEIQGDLAQGHGQGHGQAIEVAPNQEDCCYMVEESQPRPSIMDSDPGPVREEITPVPQRLTNSESGSVMLRLDKHKTPMTVKPFKCELCLMAFKYKSKLNRHLKTHTGEKPVKCQICGKGFRDKFNLNCHLKTHFKRNSHGVCCKKFDLRS; from the exons ATGCTTTTCCAGGAATGGGTGCAAGAATATATACTGACGTCCATATTTAGTGTGTCCTCAGCTCAACAAATGTCGATAGGCATGGATGCGACTTCAAGCGTCATGCTctcttttcacaaaaatatcaacTTCACCTTTGCTAGTGACGGTGGCTTGTCACTGCCTACGGAGACCGCTGGAGAGCCTCTAGCTTCCGAGTTCGATGGGAGATGGACGATGTGTTACCGAG AGTGTTGTTATTTGTGGGAAGAAGTAAGGAGAAAGAATCAAGTCAATCGCCTTGGTGACTGCTTTGTTAAAATAACCATGGAATTATTCCACCGGCTGAGGAATGACAAGCTGACCAACAAAG aaaaagtCACGATTCTAAACTTTCTGTGTGAGAGTGGAGCTCTTCAAATGGATGTGACAATGTGCTGTGGAGGAGAGAACAGTACCAACAAACCAGATGCTGAAACGTACAGCGAGCCTTCAACACAAACTAAACGTGATGATGAGGATGTTGAGTATACGATTCACCGTGAAGCTGGTTCACCAAGCAGTGAACAAACTCCAGACTGTGACAAGAGATTAACAGATGATGTTCCGACAGGCAGTATGCTTTCTGCTCTGTTGAAGAAAAAGCCTAGTAGACAGGCTCATACAACCAAAATAGAATGCAAAGAAGCAGTTGAACAGCGTGACCCTGAAAGTGATATACAGCCGTATATCTGTGTTATCCAGGACGATGAGAATTCTATGGAGAATTCTAGCACATGCGTCCGTGAATATGACACGGATCCTCATCATAAAAATTCAGGTGGAACTCTGCCTGAGAGGAAGATCATTGACAAATCTTTCCAAAGCAGAAAGCGGAGAAATGTTGGTGACAGCGTTGTGCGAGATGAAAGACTCGTCGTGAGGAGTGATTCAGAGTTTGGAGATGTTGAGCTGAGAAGTACACCGTCTTGCTCTGGCCAATCTACTCATGGGGACCTGACCCCTGATGATGGTCTGAATTCTATCCACGAAACTATTGTCCCGAAAATCCATTCATTCTGGTCCGTGAAGGATGCGCTTATTATGGAAACAACGTCCTTCAAGGATGAGATCCAGGGAGATCTCGCCCAAGGTCATGGCCAGGGTCATGGCCAAGCAATTGAAGTAGCGCCAAACCAGGAAGATTGCTGTTACATGGTAGAAGAGTCACAGCCAAGGCCTAGCATAATGGACTCTGATCCAGGGCCTGTTAGGGAGGAAATTACACCTGTCCCTCAGAGACTAACAAATTCAGAGTCTGGCTCAGTGATGTTAAGACTTGACAAACATAAGACGCCCATGACTGTAAAACCCTTCAAGTGTGAACTGTGCTTGATGGCTTTTAAGTACAAAAGCAAGTTGAATCGCCACTTGAAAACTCACACCGGCGAAAAACCCGTCAAGTGCCAGATATGCGGCAAGGGTTTCAGGGATAAATTTAATCTAAACTGTCATCTAAAAACTCATTTTAAAAGGAATTCCCATGGTGTGTGTTGCAAAAAGTTTGACTTGAGATCTTAG
- the LOC139124908 gene encoding uncharacterized protein isoform X2, translated as MVRCLEECCYLWEEVRRKNQVNRLGDCFVKITMELFHRLRNDKLTNKEKVTILNFLCESGALQMDVTMCCGGENSTNKPDAETYSEPSTQTKRDDEDVEYTIHREAGSPSSEQTPDCDKRLTDDVPTGSMLSALLKKKPSRQAHTTKIECKEAVEQRDPESDIQPYICVIQDDENSMENSSTCVREYDTDPHHKNSGGTLPERKIIDKSFQSRKRRNVGDSVVRDERLVVRSDSEFGDVELRSTPSCSGQSTHGDLTPDDGLNSIHETIVPKIHSFWSVKDALIMETTSFKDEIQGDLAQGHGQGHGQAIEVAPNQEDCCYMVEESQPRPSIMDSDPGPVREEITPVPQRLTNSESGSVMLRLDKHKTPMTVKPFKCELCLMAFKYKSKLNRHLKTHTGEKPVKCQICGKGFRDKFNLNCHLKTHFKRNSHGVCCKKFDLRS; from the exons ATGGTCAGATGTCTTGAAG AGTGTTGTTATTTGTGGGAAGAAGTAAGGAGAAAGAATCAAGTCAATCGCCTTGGTGACTGCTTTGTTAAAATAACCATGGAATTATTCCACCGGCTGAGGAATGACAAGCTGACCAACAAAG aaaaagtCACGATTCTAAACTTTCTGTGTGAGAGTGGAGCTCTTCAAATGGATGTGACAATGTGCTGTGGAGGAGAGAACAGTACCAACAAACCAGATGCTGAAACGTACAGCGAGCCTTCAACACAAACTAAACGTGATGATGAGGATGTTGAGTATACGATTCACCGTGAAGCTGGTTCACCAAGCAGTGAACAAACTCCAGACTGTGACAAGAGATTAACAGATGATGTTCCGACAGGCAGTATGCTTTCTGCTCTGTTGAAGAAAAAGCCTAGTAGACAGGCTCATACAACCAAAATAGAATGCAAAGAAGCAGTTGAACAGCGTGACCCTGAAAGTGATATACAGCCGTATATCTGTGTTATCCAGGACGATGAGAATTCTATGGAGAATTCTAGCACATGCGTCCGTGAATATGACACGGATCCTCATCATAAAAATTCAGGTGGAACTCTGCCTGAGAGGAAGATCATTGACAAATCTTTCCAAAGCAGAAAGCGGAGAAATGTTGGTGACAGCGTTGTGCGAGATGAAAGACTCGTCGTGAGGAGTGATTCAGAGTTTGGAGATGTTGAGCTGAGAAGTACACCGTCTTGCTCTGGCCAATCTACTCATGGGGACCTGACCCCTGATGATGGTCTGAATTCTATCCACGAAACTATTGTCCCGAAAATCCATTCATTCTGGTCCGTGAAGGATGCGCTTATTATGGAAACAACGTCCTTCAAGGATGAGATCCAGGGAGATCTCGCCCAAGGTCATGGCCAGGGTCATGGCCAAGCAATTGAAGTAGCGCCAAACCAGGAAGATTGCTGTTACATGGTAGAAGAGTCACAGCCAAGGCCTAGCATAATGGACTCTGATCCAGGGCCTGTTAGGGAGGAAATTACACCTGTCCCTCAGAGACTAACAAATTCAGAGTCTGGCTCAGTGATGTTAAGACTTGACAAACATAAGACGCCCATGACTGTAAAACCCTTCAAGTGTGAACTGTGCTTGATGGCTTTTAAGTACAAAAGCAAGTTGAATCGCCACTTGAAAACTCACACCGGCGAAAAACCCGTCAAGTGCCAGATATGCGGCAAGGGTTTCAGGGATAAATTTAATCTAAACTGTCATCTAAAAACTCATTTTAAAAGGAATTCCCATGGTGTGTGTTGCAAAAAGTTTGACTTGAGATCTTAG
- the LOC139124908 gene encoding uncharacterized protein isoform X3: protein MELFHRLRNDKLTNKEKVTILNFLCESGALQMDVTMCCGGENSTNKPDAETYSEPSTQTKRDDEDVEYTIHREAGSPSSEQTPDCDKRLTDDVPTGSMLSALLKKKPSRQAHTTKIECKEAVEQRDPESDIQPYICVIQDDENSMENSSTCVREYDTDPHHKNSGGTLPERKIIDKSFQSRKRRNVGDSVVRDERLVVRSDSEFGDVELRSTPSCSGQSTHGDLTPDDGLNSIHETIVPKIHSFWSVKDALIMETTSFKDEIQGDLAQGHGQGHGQAIEVAPNQEDCCYMVEESQPRPSIMDSDPGPVREEITPVPQRLTNSESGSVMLRLDKHKTPMTVKPFKCELCLMAFKYKSKLNRHLKTHTGEKPVKCQICGKGFRDKFNLNCHLKTHFKRNSHGVCCKKFDLRS from the exons ATGGAATTATTCCACCGGCTGAGGAATGACAAGCTGACCAACAAAG aaaaagtCACGATTCTAAACTTTCTGTGTGAGAGTGGAGCTCTTCAAATGGATGTGACAATGTGCTGTGGAGGAGAGAACAGTACCAACAAACCAGATGCTGAAACGTACAGCGAGCCTTCAACACAAACTAAACGTGATGATGAGGATGTTGAGTATACGATTCACCGTGAAGCTGGTTCACCAAGCAGTGAACAAACTCCAGACTGTGACAAGAGATTAACAGATGATGTTCCGACAGGCAGTATGCTTTCTGCTCTGTTGAAGAAAAAGCCTAGTAGACAGGCTCATACAACCAAAATAGAATGCAAAGAAGCAGTTGAACAGCGTGACCCTGAAAGTGATATACAGCCGTATATCTGTGTTATCCAGGACGATGAGAATTCTATGGAGAATTCTAGCACATGCGTCCGTGAATATGACACGGATCCTCATCATAAAAATTCAGGTGGAACTCTGCCTGAGAGGAAGATCATTGACAAATCTTTCCAAAGCAGAAAGCGGAGAAATGTTGGTGACAGCGTTGTGCGAGATGAAAGACTCGTCGTGAGGAGTGATTCAGAGTTTGGAGATGTTGAGCTGAGAAGTACACCGTCTTGCTCTGGCCAATCTACTCATGGGGACCTGACCCCTGATGATGGTCTGAATTCTATCCACGAAACTATTGTCCCGAAAATCCATTCATTCTGGTCCGTGAAGGATGCGCTTATTATGGAAACAACGTCCTTCAAGGATGAGATCCAGGGAGATCTCGCCCAAGGTCATGGCCAGGGTCATGGCCAAGCAATTGAAGTAGCGCCAAACCAGGAAGATTGCTGTTACATGGTAGAAGAGTCACAGCCAAGGCCTAGCATAATGGACTCTGATCCAGGGCCTGTTAGGGAGGAAATTACACCTGTCCCTCAGAGACTAACAAATTCAGAGTCTGGCTCAGTGATGTTAAGACTTGACAAACATAAGACGCCCATGACTGTAAAACCCTTCAAGTGTGAACTGTGCTTGATGGCTTTTAAGTACAAAAGCAAGTTGAATCGCCACTTGAAAACTCACACCGGCGAAAAACCCGTCAAGTGCCAGATATGCGGCAAGGGTTTCAGGGATAAATTTAATCTAAACTGTCATCTAAAAACTCATTTTAAAAGGAATTCCCATGGTGTGTGTTGCAAAAAGTTTGACTTGAGATCTTAG
- the LOC139124377 gene encoding tripartite motif-containing protein 2-like produces MTNLIDMFEQRLKSMPRADIRCEGCQENTASHRCVECMHYLCINCVKAHRNLPLTKAHRIMANEEYETTISKGTLSLEGFAYCSVHPENKIEFFCETCQVPVCTSCTIVKHRIPEHVHRDLKDAADEYRTELKFMVDELKEKEQEAEKNKTLAQQIHIDLTEQCSREERRVRMKAEEIIKKIKSEEQRLIGELKNNYKMKIKRAAVDIDEMELAHGNLKSACSYMETLMHYGNAAQLLSTKGDVGSRIDQLISLHIDTPKQQEGVIFTPNAEICEFHRLGELRSDVCMSKCTVGNIPNQLWKGDSADLLITTRDSKENQVIPIQQVKAKVRKPDGLFEDIDVTDNKDGTYTATVTGRLDGKYQVTVTIGDQPVPGCPAIIPVVKGLVNTIGNKGSGEGQFDSPYGVAINRDKDIVTTDTENNRLQITTRHGKCKKILKFEELEDIFTPCDIAISCDNTYYSLDSKNNRVVISDENGHVIGCFGQNELKNPSGIGISPVDGSVYVTEDDEHCVKIYTQRGQYLRSFGSEGRGQGQFKGPWGVVIGFSGLVFVADFWNRRIQVFNSHDQYLYSFDCRSEDGEMRNPKKLSIDNDKYVYVTAGNTDSVLKFESSGKFVCRIDSDSDALYWPTGVALTDDVPCRVIVADTDNNCIRVFLQ; encoded by the coding sequence ATGACCAATCTGATTGATATGTTCGAGCAACGATTGAAGTCTATGCCGAGAGCTGATATAAGGTGTGAAGGTTGCCAAGAGAATACAGCGAGCCACAGATGTGTGGAGTGCATGCattatctgtgtatcaactgTGTCAAGGCACATAGAAATCTACCACTCACTAAGGCCCATAGAATCATGGCGAACGAAGAATATGAAACCACAATATCAAAAGGCACTCTTTCTCTAGAAGGTTTCGCATATTGCAGTGTCCACCCTGAgaacaaaattgaatttttctgtgaaacctgtcaggtaCCTGTTTGTACAAGCTGCACAATAGTCAAACACCGCATACCAGAACATGTccacagagacttgaaagatgcagcagatgagTATCGTACGGAATTGAAATTCATGGTTGACGAGTTGAAAGAGAAAGAACAAGAAGCCGAAAAGAACAAAACCCTGGCACAGCAGATACACATCGATCTTACAGAGCAGTGCAGCAGAGAAGAAAGGAGGGTGAgaatgaaagcagaagaaatcatcaagaaaataaagagtgaagagcagagactgataggtgaactgaaaaacaattacaagatgaaaattaaaagagcaGCTGTTGATATTGATGAGATGGAATTAGCACATGGTAACCTCAAGAGTGCATGCAGTTATATGGAGACACTAATGCATTATGGAAATGCTGCACAGCTTCTTTCCACAAAGGGTGATGTTGGCAGCCGCATCGACCAGCTAATAAGCCTGCATATTGATACACCAAAACAACAAGAAGGTGTCATATTTACACCAAATGCAGAAATCTGTGAGTTTCATAGATTGGGCGAACTGAGATCTGATGTGTGTATGTCAAAGTGTACGGTTGGAAACATTCCAAACCAACTTTGGAAAGGTGACTCTGCAGATCTACTGATTACAACCAGAGATTCCAAAGAAAACCAAGTCATCCCAATACAGCAGGTGAAAGCCAAGGTACGCAAACCTGACGGATTATTTGAAGACATCGATGTAACAGATAACAAAGATGGTACATATACAGCTACGGTAACTGGACGATTGGATGGTAAATATCAAGTTACCGTGACAATAGGAGATCAGCCAGTACCAGGTTGTCCTGCCATCATACCCGTCGTCAAGGGATTGGTGAACACCATTGGCAACAAAGGAAGTGGCGAGGGGCAATTCGATTCCCCTTATGGTGTTGCCATAAACAGAGATAAGGACATCGTCACAACAGATACAGAAAACAATAGATTGCAGATCACAACAAGACATGGGAAATGTAAGAAAATCTTAAAATTCGAAGAATTAGAGGACATTTTCACACCATGTGATATAGCTATATCATGTGATAACACGTACTATAGCTTAGATAGCAAAAACAACCGAGTAGTTATCAGTGATGAGAATGGACATGTCATCGGAtgctttggacaaaatgagttgaaaaaTCCCTCTGGTATTGGGATTAGTCCTGTAGATGGCAGTGTCTATGTGACAGAAGATGATGAGCACTGTGTCAAGATTTACACACAACGTGGTCAATACCTTAGGTCATTTGGGTCAGAAGGTAGAGGTCAAGGGCAATTTAAAGGGCCCTGGGGTGTGGTCATAGGATTTTCTGGACTTGTATTTGTTGCTGACTTCTGGAATCGTCGCATCCAGGTATTCAATTCACatgaccagtatttgtattcctttgattgtCGGAGTGAGGATGGGGAGATGAGAAACCCCAAGAAACTGTCAATAGACAATGACAAATATGTCTATGTAACTGCAGGTAACACGGACAGCGTACTTAAATTTGAGAGTAGTGGTAAGTTTGTTTGTCGTATTGATAGTGATAGTGATGCTCTGTACTGGCCGACTGGTGtagcactgacagatgatgtaccTTGCAGGGTAATTGTGGCTGATACGGACAACAACTGCATCAGAGTGTTTTTACAGTGA
- the LOC139124935 gene encoding zinc finger protein with KRAB and SCAN domains 2-like yields MSTASLKLSLRKDISFTFTEDDNENASNVSSADQNSSLPGHRGSDAKETCFQECFHLWEEVKKTNQVKRLGDCFVRVTQELFLRLRNDTLSGKDKVTIVNFLCESGALQMDVAISCQGEERQRKPTNTETGSQSSSHHYESNVVENSGQGFAEIVTHHENGTYSIVPQSLEGTVHVECDSTPQQEPYPEGLELTPGYTVSPDARTPEDRTEQIDSTDKVIHSARHRRGSTQLSNNISDIPVDVNPQPNVISISDHLTEDNTTNCDVNFVEAVVFPKRLAISSSDRLPTNVSPRVKEELQANISQSYSQGAAHWQASNQPFNLPGVSQVALQDGPHHFQTEYISVNENQRKPQSQPVRAQITGHEMSRHTCKVCGAIFPSRRAWMSHMRLQHVIEKPFRCRECGNQFVNKSNLTVHKRLHTGNIPFKCNYCAKAFTTTSKLRLHQRIHTGEKPFECQHCHKRFSDKSNLKSHLKVHIGRQFVCVYCGISFSKYHLLNKHKCAEDTATVATNLGT; encoded by the exons ATGTCTACTGCAAGCCTCAAACTCTCTCTGCGCAAAGACATCAGCTTCACTTTCACCGAAGATGATAATGAAAATGCGAGCAACGTATCGTCTGCTGACCAAAACAGCTCACTTCCGGGACACCGTGGGTCTGATGCGAAAGAAACGTGTTTCCAAG AATGCTTTCATTTGTGGGAAGAAGTGAAGAAAACCAATCAAGTGAAGCGTCTTGGAGACTGTTTTGTGCGGGTGACACAAGAGCTGTTTCTCAGACTGAGAAATGACACCCTCTCTGGCAAAG acaAAGTAACAATTGTTAACTTTCTGTGTGAGAGTGGGGCACTCCAAATGGATGTGGCAATATCCTGCCAAGGAGAGGAAAGACAACGGAAACCAACAAACACCGAGACAGGCAGTCAGAGCTCTTCACATCACTATGAAAGCAACGTAGTTGAAAACAGCGGTCAGGGCTTTGCTGAAATTGTTACACACCATGAAAACGGAACGTACTCGATCGTTCCACAGTCTCTCGAGGGCACTGTTCATGTGGAATGTGATTCCACTCCTCAGCAGGAACCTTACCCAGAGGGGCTCGAACTGACACCAGGCTACACAGTATCTCCAGATGCTAGGACCCCAGAAGATAGAACTGAACAAATTGATTCCACTGACAAAGTCATCCACTCTGCAAGGCACAGGAGAGGCAGTACCCAATTGTCAAACAACATTTCAGATATACCTGTTGATGTTAATCCACAGCCAAATGTTATATCCATTTCAGACCATCTGACGGAGGATAATACCACAAACTGTGACGTGAATTTTGTCGaagcagttgtctttcctaaaAGGCTTGCTATTTCATCGTCTGATCGTCTGCCAACGAATGTATCGCCCAGAGTCAAAGAAGAACTACAGGCAAACATTTCTCAAAGTTACAGTCAGGGGGCAGCACACTGGCAAGCAAGTAATCAGCCATTCAACCTGCCAGGAGTCAGCCAGGTTGCGTTACAGGATGGTCCACACCATTTTCAGACTGAATACATCAGTGTGAATGAGAATCAAAGAAAGCCACAAAGCCAGCCTGTCAGAGCACAGATAACTGGTCACGAAATGTCACGGCATACCTGTAAAGTGTGCGGCGCGATCTTTCCCTCGCGTCGTGCTTGGATGTCCCACATGCGGTTGCAGCACGTCATCGAAAAACCGTTCAGGTGCCGCGAGTGCGGGAACCAGTTCGTGAACAAAAGCAACCTGACGGTCCACAAACGACTCCATACAGGTAACATCCCATTCAAATGCAACTACTGCGCAAAGGCTTTCACAACAACAAGCAAGCTGCGACTCCACCAGCGCATCCACACAGGTGAGAAACCGTTTGAGTGCCAGCACTGCCACAAACGATTCAGTGACAAGTCCAACCTGAAAAGTCACCTCAAAGTCCACATAGGAAGACAGTTTGTGTGTGTCTATTGTGGTATCAGCTTTTCTAAGTACCATTTGCTCAACAAGCATAAATGTGCCGAAGACACTGCTACCGTTGCTACAAACCTGGGTACCTGA